Proteins encoded in a region of the Streptomyces sp. NBC_00513 genome:
- a CDS encoding glycosyltransferase family 39 protein, which translates to MTTAAVPLFPSSPPAAVDAAIGRPRWERPAYVALLLATGLLLVWNLGASGYANSFYSAAVQAGSESWKAFFFGSSDAGNSITVDKPPAALWPMALSVRLFGLGAWQILVPQALMGVGTTAVLYASVRRQFGPAAALIGGAAFALTPVAALMFRFNNPDALLTLLLTVTVHCVLRALDGAHTKWLVWAGVAVGFAFLTKTLQAFVILPPLALLYAVCAPTGLRRRLGQLLLSGLAMVVAGGWWVAIVELWPAASRPYIGGSQNNSFLELTLGYNGLGRINGNETGSVGGGGRPGGGGGGGGGGWGETGIDRLFSGNIGGQISWLLPAALVLLVAGLVITWRARRATDSLEGMARAAFLAWGGSLLITAVVFSYMQGIFHEYYTVALAPFVAALVGMGVAVLWEERGSRAASLTLAGTLALTAWWAFVLLGRAEGYLPWLRWTVLVAGLGAAVLLPFAARLGRPVLLAVAGVGLAAALAGPLAYCLTTVNTPHTGSIVTAGPAVAGGRGPGGGPGMRAFYGPGGGAFPQGGGQGGAPQGGFPGGTQGGPGRTMPGGGQAPGGQGGPGGQAGPGGQAPGGGERLGNRPGGGGPGGAGGLLNGTRASAEATAALRADASRYTWAAAAIGSQNAASYQLASGMPVMPIGGFNGSDPSPTLERFKAYVKAGKIHWFIGQGGTDQGSTGQGGAEDGGTGQERGTTRMGGGPGGGASSAIETWVKANFKAETVGGATFYDLTAPASGATGTS; encoded by the coding sequence ATGACCACGGCAGCAGTCCCCCTCTTCCCGTCCTCCCCACCCGCCGCGGTCGACGCCGCGATCGGCAGGCCCCGCTGGGAACGTCCCGCGTACGTCGCCCTGCTGCTCGCCACCGGCCTGCTGCTGGTGTGGAACCTGGGCGCCTCCGGCTACGCGAACTCCTTCTACTCCGCCGCCGTCCAGGCGGGCTCGGAGAGCTGGAAGGCCTTCTTCTTCGGGTCCTCGGACGCCGGGAACTCCATCACCGTCGACAAGCCCCCGGCCGCCCTGTGGCCGATGGCGCTGTCCGTCCGGCTGTTCGGGCTCGGGGCCTGGCAGATCCTCGTTCCCCAGGCCCTGATGGGTGTCGGCACCACCGCCGTCCTGTACGCCTCCGTGCGCCGCCAGTTCGGGCCCGCGGCGGCCCTGATCGGCGGGGCCGCGTTCGCGTTGACCCCGGTCGCCGCGCTGATGTTCCGCTTCAACAACCCGGACGCGCTGTTGACCCTGCTCCTGACGGTCACGGTGCACTGCGTCCTGCGGGCCCTCGACGGGGCGCACACCAAGTGGCTCGTCTGGGCGGGTGTCGCGGTCGGGTTCGCGTTCCTGACGAAGACCCTCCAGGCCTTCGTGATCCTGCCGCCGCTCGCCCTGCTGTACGCGGTCTGCGCGCCGACCGGGCTGCGCAGGCGGCTCGGACAACTGCTGCTCTCCGGGCTGGCGATGGTGGTGGCCGGCGGCTGGTGGGTGGCCATCGTCGAGCTGTGGCCGGCGGCCTCCCGCCCGTACATCGGCGGCTCGCAGAACAACTCCTTCCTGGAACTGACCCTGGGCTACAACGGCCTCGGCCGGATCAACGGCAACGAGACCGGCAGCGTCGGCGGGGGCGGGCGCCCCGGCGGGGGCGGCGGTGGCGGTGGCGGCGGCTGGGGTGAGACCGGTATCGACCGGCTCTTCTCCGGCAACATCGGCGGGCAGATCTCCTGGCTGCTGCCGGCGGCCCTGGTGCTGCTCGTGGCGGGACTGGTGATCACCTGGCGGGCCCGCCGGGCCACCGACTCGCTGGAGGGCATGGCCCGCGCGGCCTTCCTGGCCTGGGGCGGATCGCTGCTGATCACCGCGGTGGTCTTCAGCTACATGCAGGGCATCTTCCACGAGTACTACACCGTCGCCCTGGCCCCCTTCGTGGCCGCGCTGGTCGGCATGGGCGTGGCCGTCCTGTGGGAGGAACGGGGCAGCCGCGCGGCCTCCCTCACCCTCGCCGGGACCCTCGCGCTCACCGCGTGGTGGGCCTTCGTCCTGCTGGGCCGAGCGGAGGGGTACCTGCCCTGGCTGCGCTGGACGGTACTGGTCGCCGGCCTCGGAGCGGCGGTGCTCCTGCCGTTCGCGGCGCGGCTGGGCCGCCCGGTCCTGCTCGCGGTGGCCGGGGTGGGCCTCGCGGCCGCGCTGGCCGGGCCCCTCGCGTACTGCCTGACGACGGTGAACACCCCGCACACGGGCTCGATCGTCACCGCCGGTCCGGCCGTCGCGGGCGGGCGGGGGCCGGGCGGAGGTCCGGGCATGCGGGCCTTCTACGGCCCGGGCGGCGGCGCGTTCCCCCAGGGCGGCGGCCAGGGCGGGGCTCCCCAGGGCGGGTTCCCGGGCGGTACCCAGGGCGGTCCCGGCCGGACCATGCCCGGCGGCGGCCAGGCCCCCGGCGGCCAGGGAGGTCCCGGTGGTCAGGCTGGCCCCGGGGGACAGGCTCCCGGAGGCGGCGAGCGGCTCGGGAACCGCCCGGGCGGCGGCGGACCCGGCGGCGCCGGCGGACTGCTCAACGGGACCCGGGCGAGCGCCGAGGCGACGGCCGCCCTGCGCGCCGACGCCTCGCGGTACACCTGGGCGGCGGCCGCCATCGGCTCGCAGAACGCGGCGAGCTACCAGCTCGCCTCGGGCATGCCCGTGATGCCGATCGGCGGCTTCAACGGGAGCGACCCCTCCCCGACGCTGGAGCGGTTCAAGGCGTACGTGAAGGCCGGGAAGATCCACTGGTTCATCGGCCAGGGCGGCACCGACCAGGGCAGCACCGGCCAGGGCGGCGCCGAGGACGGCGGCACGGGCCAGGAGCGGGGCACGACCCGGATGGGCGGCGGTCCCGGCGGTGGTGCGAGCAGCGCCATCGAGACCTGGGTGAAGGCCAACTTCAAGGCCGAGACGGTCGGCGGCGCCACCTTCTACGACCTGACCGCCCCCGCCTCCGGAGCCACCGGCACCTCCTGA
- a CDS encoding MarR family winged helix-turn-helix transcriptional regulator → MARQLTGIGAVKRDLARTLPPHCPPGSAAVLTVLDRHGEMRLGRLAELMAIDISVTSRHVTHVAERGWIERETDPVDGRCRILRLTPTGRALLTDLGTRYTRALERALADWSAEDVDALNTLLARLRSSF, encoded by the coding sequence CTGGCCCGCCAACTCACCGGCATCGGCGCGGTCAAGCGCGACCTCGCCCGCACCCTGCCCCCGCACTGCCCGCCCGGCTCGGCCGCCGTGCTCACCGTGCTCGACCGGCACGGCGAGATGCGGCTCGGCCGGCTCGCCGAACTCATGGCCATCGACATCTCGGTGACCAGCCGGCACGTGACCCACGTCGCCGAACGCGGCTGGATCGAGCGCGAGACCGACCCCGTCGACGGCCGCTGCCGGATCCTGCGGCTCACCCCGACCGGCCGCGCACTCCTGACCGACCTCGGGACCCGGTACACGCGGGCGCTGGAACGCGCCCTGGCCGACTGGTCCGCCGAGGACGTCGACGCACTCAACACCCTGCTGGCCCGACTCCGATCGAGCTTCTAG
- a CDS encoding MDR family MFS transporter, with the protein MATTTPDGVRESGRPETTSDGTPMTHPQIMKALSGLMLGMFVAILSSTIVSNALPEIISDLGGTQSSYTWVVTAALLSMTAATPLWGKLSDLFSKKLLVQMSLVIYVLGSVVAGLSQNTGMLIACRVVQGIGVGGLSALAQIVMAAMISPRERGRYSGYLGAVFAVATVGGPLLGGVITDTDWLGWRWCFYVGVPFAIIALIVLQKTLKLPVVRRDVKVDWLGALLISGAVSLLLIWVTQAGDSYDWISWTSLAMTAGSVALGLLFVLVESRASDPIIPLRLFRNKTITLASAASLFVGIAMFSGTVFFSQFFQLARGESPTMSGILTIPMIGGLFVSSTLSGAVITRTGKWKAWLVAGGALLTAGLGLLGTLRYDTPYWHIAIYMALTGLGLGMMMQNLVLATQNQVAPEDLGSASSVVTFFRSLGGAVGVSALGAVMANRVTHYVQDELTALGPKAAAMGHGGTAGGGIPDLDKLPAPFRTVIESAYGHGVGDVFLYAAPFALLSLLLVLFIKEVALKSKPAAHAPMAESAPQAPATTSLKA; encoded by the coding sequence ATGGCAACGACCACACCCGACGGTGTGCGGGAAAGCGGCCGGCCGGAGACCACGTCCGACGGCACGCCCATGACGCACCCGCAGATCATGAAGGCCCTGTCCGGGCTGATGCTCGGCATGTTCGTGGCGATCCTGTCGTCCACGATCGTCTCCAACGCCCTTCCCGAGATCATCAGCGACCTCGGCGGCACCCAGTCCTCCTACACCTGGGTCGTCACCGCCGCCCTGCTGTCGATGACGGCCGCGACCCCGCTCTGGGGCAAGCTGTCCGACCTCTTCAGCAAGAAGCTGCTGGTCCAGATGTCCCTGGTGATCTACGTCCTCGGTTCCGTGGTCGCGGGCCTGTCCCAGAACACCGGCATGCTCATCGCGTGCCGCGTGGTCCAGGGCATCGGCGTCGGCGGCCTGTCCGCCCTCGCGCAGATCGTGATGGCCGCGATGATCTCCCCGCGCGAGCGCGGCCGTTACAGCGGCTACCTCGGTGCGGTGTTCGCCGTCGCCACCGTCGGCGGGCCGCTCCTCGGCGGCGTCATCACCGACACCGACTGGCTCGGCTGGCGCTGGTGCTTCTACGTCGGCGTGCCCTTCGCGATCATCGCGCTGATCGTGCTCCAGAAGACGCTGAAGCTCCCGGTGGTCCGGCGTGACGTCAAGGTGGACTGGCTGGGCGCCCTCCTGATCAGCGGCGCCGTGTCGCTGCTCCTGATCTGGGTCACCCAGGCCGGCGACTCGTACGACTGGATCTCCTGGACCAGCCTGGCGATGACCGCCGGATCGGTCGCGCTCGGCCTGCTCTTCGTCCTCGTCGAGTCCCGCGCGAGCGACCCGATCATCCCGCTGCGGCTGTTCCGCAACAAGACCATCACCCTGGCCTCGGCGGCCTCCCTGTTCGTCGGCATCGCGATGTTCTCGGGCACGGTCTTTTTCAGCCAGTTCTTCCAGTTGGCCCGCGGCGAGTCCCCCACGATGTCCGGAATCCTCACGATTCCGATGATCGGCGGGCTCTTCGTCTCCTCCACTCTTTCCGGTGCGGTGATCACCAGGACCGGCAAGTGGAAGGCCTGGCTCGTCGCCGGCGGCGCGCTGCTGACCGCCGGACTCGGACTGCTGGGCACCCTGCGGTACGACACCCCGTACTGGCACATCGCGATCTACATGGCGCTGACCGGACTCGGTCTCGGCATGATGATGCAGAACCTCGTCCTCGCCACCCAGAACCAGGTGGCCCCCGAGGACCTGGGCTCCGCCAGCTCCGTCGTCACCTTCTTCCGCTCGCTCGGCGGCGCCGTGGGCGTCTCGGCACTCGGCGCGGTGATGGCCAACCGGGTCACCCACTACGTCCAGGACGAGCTGACCGCCCTCGGGCCGAAGGCCGCCGCGATGGGCCACGGGGGCACCGCCGGCGGGGGGATCCCCGACCTCGACAAGCTGCCCGCGCCGTTCCGTACGGTGATCGAGTCCGCCTACGGGCACGGCGTCGGCGACGTCTTCCTGTACGCCGCACCGTTCGCCCTGCTCTCCCTGCTCCTGGTGCTGTTCATCAAGGAGGTCGCCCTGAAGTCGAAGCCGGCCGCCCACGCGCCCATGGCCGAGAGCGCCCCGCAGGCCCCGGCGACCACGTCGCTCAAGGCCTGA